From the bacterium genome, one window contains:
- a CDS encoding cytochrome c — protein MKMHDITLRIVLPAAACVMLLAGCRGSSSEQPPVHLNRNMDTQEKYVAQRSSDFFADGKAMRTPPEGTVARGELRADDALYTGKTAEGAYAPMPFTISDQDLTRGARRFAIYCSPCHGYSGDGKGKIMEYKYPIPPTSLYEQKVYDMVDGNIFEIITNGIRNMPSYRQQIPVKDRWRIVAHVRALQAEGTPVASTPMPGATATPAGEGSNTPADAAAAEGDNPSQETTTETAQ, from the coding sequence ATGAAGATGCATGATATCACACTTCGCATTGTTCTCCCTGCCGCGGCATGCGTCATGCTGCTCGCCGGCTGCCGCGGAAGCAGTTCCGAACAGCCTCCGGTCCACCTCAACCGCAACATGGACACGCAGGAGAAGTATGTCGCACAGCGCAGCAGTGATTTCTTCGCCGACGGCAAGGCCATGCGCACGCCCCCCGAGGGCACCGTTGCGCGAGGAGAGCTTCGCGCAGATGACGCACTCTACACAGGGAAAACCGCGGAAGGCGCATACGCCCCCATGCCGTTTACGATATCCGATCAGGATCTGACACGCGGTGCCCGGCGTTTCGCCATCTACTGCAGTCCCTGTCACGGCTATTCCGGCGACGGCAAGGGGAAAATCATGGAATACAAGTATCCCATCCCCCCGACCTCGCTGTACGAGCAGAAGGTCTATGACATGGTCGACGGCAATATCTTCGAGATCATTACCAACGGCATCCGCAACATGCCCTCCTATCGCCAGCAGATTCCGGTGAAGGACCGCTGGCGCATCGTCGCACATGTGCGCGCGCTGCAGGCCGAGGGTACGCCCGTTGCGAGCACGCCCATGCCCGGTGCCACCGCCACTCCAGCCGGAGAAGGCAGCAACACTCCCGCCGACGCCGCAGCAGCGGAAGGCGACAACCCGTCACAGGAAACAACGACAGAAACAGCTCAGTAA
- a CDS encoding DUF3341 domain-containing protein yields the protein MKTHAIIAEFANPGELLHAAEHTRDAGYRSFDCHSPFPIHGMDDAMGLKRSPVGYIVGGMALLGATLGFGIQTWVTTDAYALVISGKPFFSWQAYIIITFALFVLFGALGAVFGMFRLIRLPRLHHPLFYSEQFKKVTDDGFILSIEAGDPKFNEEQTREFLASIGGSNIELVRGD from the coding sequence ATGAAAACTCACGCCATCATCGCGGAATTCGCGAACCCCGGTGAACTGCTGCACGCTGCCGAACATACGCGTGACGCCGGATATCGCAGCTTTGACTGTCACTCCCCGTTCCCGATTCACGGAATGGATGACGCCATGGGACTCAAACGTTCCCCCGTCGGCTATATCGTTGGCGGCATGGCCCTGCTGGGTGCAACCCTCGGCTTCGGAATACAGACCTGGGTCACCACCGACGCATACGCGCTGGTGATCAGCGGCAAGCCGTTCTTCAGCTGGCAGGCCTACATCATCATCACCTTCGCGCTCTTTGTTCTCTTCGGTGCGCTCGGAGCAGTGTTCGGCATGTTCCGTCTCATCCGGCTCCCGCGCCTGCATCACCCGCTGTTCTATTCCGAGCAGTTCAAAAAGGTGACGGACGATGGTTTCATTCTCAGTATTGAAGCAGGCGATCCGAAATTCAACGAAGAGCAGACGCGGGAATTCCTGGCGTCCATCGGCGGAAGCAACATCGAACTCGTACGAGGCGACTAA
- a CDS encoding heavy metal translocating P-type ATPase metal-binding domain-containing protein, with translation MIDVKHLNISGSGHGSDEELLCYHCGDRCDSADVAIGDKYFCCNGCKTVYEMLAEKDLCDYYSIDDDRRGKSPLDSGYSHRYDYLDDETVAAQLIDFSDGDTRMASFRIPSMHCSSCIWLIERLNALNPGVVSSRVNFPRKEATITWNATRVSLREIVILLASIGYEPYISLQDVAEKRRHVSNRKLYYRIGIAGFAFGNIMLFSFPEYLAGGGEMDPVFRFVFRYLNVLLSIPVFFYSSSEYFASAWAGLKQRYLNIDVPISLGITMLFGRSLYEIFAHVGPGFLDSFTGLVFFLLIGKIFQKKSYDALNFDRDFRSYFPLSVAVKDDEGEHNIPLTRLEIGDRIVIRNQELVPADAVLLKGEANIDYSFVTGEADLIAKKSGDRIHAGGRQVGQAVELEVIKDIEQSYLTRLWNNDVFTKESHGRLTAMVDRISRHFTAAVLAIALGAAVYWWIVDPSIVTTVFTAVLIVACPCALALSSPFALGSAQRIFGNNAFYTKNTETVEMLARVDSIVFDKTGTLTQTGSTQVHWHGPALKDEERMLVRSLLRQSTHTLSRQVFTSLAGDVTHEVASYEEVPGKGIEGVIEGRRVLIGSAEWAWRENASPVDTRSTAVYVSIDGVPRGHFTVPNLYRDGLTDLVTALREHYDLYILSGDSDREQSRLRSVFGEDVPMHFEQTPEDKLRFVQQLRAGGSNVMMVGDGLNDAGALKAADVGISISEDINTFSPACDGILSAGEFGVFNRLLEFSRTSVNIVKASFVISFGYNIVGLSFAVAGMLSPLVSAILMPVSSVTVVAFTTIATRLMARRKGLR, from the coding sequence ATGATTGACGTCAAGCACCTGAACATATCTGGCAGTGGACATGGCTCCGATGAGGAGCTACTCTGCTATCACTGTGGCGACCGCTGCGACAGCGCAGATGTTGCCATCGGTGACAAGTATTTCTGCTGCAACGGGTGCAAGACCGTTTACGAAATGCTCGCGGAGAAGGATCTCTGCGATTATTACAGCATTGATGACGACAGGCGGGGGAAGAGTCCGCTCGACAGCGGCTACTCGCATCGCTACGACTATCTCGACGACGAAACTGTGGCGGCGCAGCTCATTGATTTCTCCGACGGCGACACACGCATGGCGAGCTTCCGCATTCCTTCCATGCACTGTTCGTCGTGCATCTGGCTTATCGAACGCCTGAACGCGCTGAATCCCGGCGTCGTCAGTTCCCGCGTGAATTTCCCGCGCAAGGAAGCGACCATCACCTGGAACGCCACCCGCGTCAGCCTCCGTGAAATTGTCATCCTGCTCGCGTCCATCGGCTATGAACCGTATATCTCCCTGCAGGATGTCGCCGAGAAGCGTCGGCATGTTTCCAATCGCAAGCTCTATTACCGCATCGGTATCGCGGGCTTTGCGTTCGGCAACATCATGCTCTTCAGCTTCCCGGAATACCTCGCCGGCGGCGGAGAGATGGACCCGGTCTTCCGTTTCGTGTTCCGCTACCTGAACGTGCTGCTGAGCATCCCCGTGTTCTTCTATAGCAGCAGTGAATATTTCGCATCGGCATGGGCGGGACTCAAACAGCGCTATCTCAACATCGACGTGCCGATTTCGCTCGGCATCACAATGCTCTTCGGGCGCAGCCTGTATGAGATTTTCGCGCATGTGGGACCCGGTTTTCTCGATTCGTTTACCGGACTGGTGTTTTTCCTGCTCATCGGGAAAATCTTCCAGAAGAAAAGCTACGATGCGTTGAACTTCGACCGGGATTTCCGTTCCTACTTCCCGCTTTCCGTCGCGGTGAAAGACGATGAGGGCGAGCACAACATACCCCTCACGCGCCTGGAGATCGGGGATCGCATTGTCATCCGCAACCAGGAGCTGGTTCCCGCCGATGCCGTCCTTCTCAAAGGGGAAGCCAACATCGACTACAGCTTCGTGACCGGCGAGGCAGATCTGATCGCCAAGAAAAGCGGCGACCGCATTCACGCCGGCGGCAGGCAGGTCGGACAGGCCGTCGAGCTTGAAGTCATCAAGGATATCGAACAGAGCTACCTGACAAGGCTCTGGAACAACGACGTGTTCACCAAGGAATCGCATGGACGGCTGACCGCCATGGTCGACCGCATCAGCCGGCATTTCACGGCAGCGGTGCTTGCCATCGCACTCGGCGCAGCCGTGTACTGGTGGATCGTGGATCCCTCCATCGTGACCACCGTCTTCACCGCCGTGCTCATCGTCGCCTGTCCCTGCGCCCTCGCACTGTCCTCCCCCTTCGCACTCGGCTCCGCACAGCGCATCTTCGGCAACAACGCGTTTTACACCAAGAACACCGAGACGGTGGAAATGCTTGCGCGCGTCGACAGCATTGTCTTCGACAAGACAGGGACGCTGACGCAGACCGGCAGCACGCAGGTGCACTGGCATGGACCGGCACTCAAGGATGAAGAGCGCATGCTCGTACGCTCCCTGCTGCGGCAGAGTACGCATACGCTGAGCCGCCAGGTGTTCACTTCGCTGGCCGGCGACGTCACACATGAGGTCGCGTCGTATGAGGAAGTCCCGGGCAAGGGCATTGAAGGCGTGATCGAAGGCAGGCGCGTGCTGATCGGGTCCGCCGAATGGGCCTGGCGGGAAAATGCTTCCCCGGTAGACACCCGCAGCACGGCTGTGTACGTCTCCATCGACGGCGTGCCACGGGGACATTTCACCGTTCCGAATCTGTACCGCGACGGACTGACCGACCTGGTGACCGCCCTGCGCGAACACTACGATCTTTACATCCTGTCCGGCGACTCCGACCGCGAACAGTCGCGGCTGCGCAGCGTTTTCGGTGAGGATGTGCCCATGCATTTCGAACAGACGCCCGAAGACAAGCTCCGTTTCGTGCAGCAGCTGCGCGCAGGCGGATCAAATGTCATGATGGTGGGCGACGGACTCAATGACGCCGGCGCGCTCAAGGCCGCCGATGTCGGTATCTCCATATCCGAAGACATCAATACGTTTTCCCCCGCCTGTGACGGAATACTGTCGGCCGGGGAATTCGGCGTGTTCAACCGCCTGCTGGAGTTTTCACGCACGAGCGTGAACATCGTCAAGGCGAGCTTCGTGATTTCCTTCGGATACAACATTGTCGGATTGAGTTTTGCCGTGGCGGGAATGCTCTCGCCGTTGGTTTCGGCAATTCTCATGCCCGTCAGCTCTGTGACCGTGGTGGCGTTTACCACCATCGCAACACGGCTGATGGCACGGCGGAAAGGATTGCGATGA
- the ccoS gene encoding cbb3-type cytochrome oxidase assembly protein CcoS, with the protein MYVMFILIGFSLLVALTFLGVFIWAVRNGQFEDHYTPSVRVLFDDEKEVKSENTANNENTVKNENTSKPDTQEQRSTD; encoded by the coding sequence ATGTATGTGATGTTCATCCTGATCGGCTTCAGTCTGCTCGTCGCCCTGACCTTTCTCGGCGTATTCATCTGGGCGGTGCGTAACGGACAATTTGAAGACCACTATACTCCCTCGGTGCGCGTCCTTTTCGATGATGAGAAAGAAGTGAAAAGCGAAAACACAGCGAATAATGAGAATACAGTGAAAAACGAGAATACAAGTAAACCTGATACTCAAGAACAGAGGAGTACGGATTAA
- the ccoN gene encoding cytochrome-c oxidase, cbb3-type subunit I — protein sequence MEVEKFRYDNQIVRMFLFATILWGVVGFLVGLVIALQLPFPGLNLSPALTFGRLRPLHTNAVIFAFVGNGIFLGYYYSAQRLLKARNFSDMLSRIHFWGWQLIIVAAAVTLLSGATTSKEYAELEWPIDIAIAVVWVVWGINMIGTILKRREKHMYVAIWFYISTLITVAVLHIVNSLEMPVSFLKSYSLYAGVQDALVQWWYGHNAVAFFLTTPVLGLMYYYLPKAAERPVYSYKLSIIHFWALIFIYIWAGPHHLLYSSTPDWAQSLGTVFSIMLIAPSWGGMLNGLLTLRGAWDKVRNDPVLKFFVVAVTAYGMATFEGPMLSIKSVNALSHFTDWTIAHVHVGALGWNGFMLFGIIYWLTPKLYGTKLFSRKLANAHFWLGTLGILFYVIPIYWAGITQGLMWKEFTPDGVLQYPNFLETVLQIVPMYILRVIGGSLYIVGALLGVYNTIKTIRTGSFIREVEAEAPPLRAQHEGEGKTYWGHRWLESRPIQFTILSFVAIAVGSILLNVPMFVVKSNIPTIASVKPYTPLEVEGRDIYIREGCVGCHSQMIRPFRSETERYGEYSKAGEFVYDHPFLWGSKRTGPDLHRVGRKYPDAWHYSHMLDPRTMSPGSIMPPYPWLITDQLDYSDLESKISALRSIGVPYAPDFESKAAGELKKQAQEIAESLKASGLETSWDREIVALIAYLQRLGTDIRVD from the coding sequence ATGGAAGTGGAAAAATTCCGTTATGACAACCAGATCGTTCGCATGTTTCTGTTTGCGACGATACTCTGGGGCGTCGTCGGCTTTCTCGTCGGCCTCGTGATCGCCCTGCAGCTCCCCTTCCCCGGGCTGAATCTCTCTCCGGCGCTGACCTTCGGGCGACTGCGTCCCCTGCATACCAATGCAGTGATCTTCGCCTTCGTCGGCAACGGCATCTTTCTCGGCTACTACTACTCGGCACAGCGGCTGCTGAAAGCACGCAACTTCAGTGACATGCTGTCCCGGATTCATTTCTGGGGCTGGCAGCTCATTATCGTTGCCGCAGCGGTGACGCTGCTTTCGGGCGCCACCACCTCGAAAGAATATGCCGAGCTGGAATGGCCGATTGACATCGCCATCGCCGTCGTCTGGGTGGTCTGGGGAATCAACATGATCGGAACCATTCTCAAACGCCGCGAAAAACACATGTACGTGGCGATATGGTTTTACATCTCGACGCTCATCACGGTAGCTGTGCTGCATATCGTGAACAGCCTCGAAATGCCCGTGAGCTTCCTGAAAAGCTATTCCCTTTACGCGGGTGTGCAGGATGCCCTCGTGCAGTGGTGGTATGGCCACAACGCCGTGGCCTTCTTCCTCACCACGCCGGTCCTTGGCCTGATGTACTACTATCTGCCAAAAGCGGCGGAGCGTCCCGTTTACAGTTACAAGCTGTCGATCATCCACTTCTGGGCACTGATCTTCATCTATATCTGGGCCGGACCGCATCATCTGCTGTACTCCTCTACGCCTGACTGGGCACAGTCGCTCGGCACGGTCTTCTCCATCATGCTCATCGCTCCATCCTGGGGCGGTATGCTCAACGGACTGCTGACCCTGCGTGGTGCGTGGGACAAGGTGCGAAACGATCCCGTGCTGAAATTCTTTGTTGTGGCGGTGACCGCCTACGGTATGGCGACCTTCGAAGGACCGATGCTCTCGATCAAGAGCGTCAACGCCCTGTCGCATTTCACCGACTGGACCATCGCGCACGTGCACGTCGGCGCCCTTGGATGGAACGGCTTCATGCTCTTCGGTATTATCTACTGGCTGACCCCGAAGCTCTACGGCACGAAGCTCTTCTCGCGGAAACTCGCCAACGCGCATTTCTGGCTCGGTACGCTGGGTATTCTTTTCTACGTCATCCCGATTTACTGGGCAGGAATTACCCAGGGATTGATGTGGAAGGAATTCACGCCCGACGGTGTGCTGCAGTATCCGAACTTCCTCGAGACCGTCCTGCAGATCGTCCCGATGTATATCCTCCGCGTGATCGGCGGCTCACTGTACATCGTCGGCGCACTGCTCGGCGTCTACAACACCATCAAGACGATCAGGACCGGAAGTTTCATCCGCGAGGTGGAAGCAGAAGCGCCTCCCCTGCGTGCACAGCATGAAGGTGAAGGCAAAACCTACTGGGGACACCGCTGGCTCGAGTCGCGTCCCATTCAGTTCACTATCCTCTCTTTCGTTGCCATTGCGGTCGGGTCGATACTGCTCAACGTCCCGATGTTCGTTGTCAAATCGAACATCCCGACCATTGCCAGTGTCAAGCCTTATACGCCACTGGAAGTCGAGGGTCGTGACATCTACATTCGCGAGGGCTGCGTGGGTTGCCATTCCCAGATGATTCGTCCCTTCCGTTCCGAGACCGAACGCTACGGCGAATATTCCAAGGCCGGTGAGTTCGTGTACGATCACCCCTTCCTCTGGGGCTCAAAACGCACCGGACCCGATCTGCATCGTGTGGGTCGCAAGTATCCCGATGCCTGGCATTACAGCCACATGCTCGATCCACGCACGATGTCGCCCGGCTCCATCATGCCGCCGTACCCGTGGCTGATCACCGATCAGCTCGATTACAGCGATCTGGAGTCCAAGATTTCCGCCCTGCGCAGCATCGGTGTGCCCTATGCTCCCGACTTCGAGAGCAAGGCCGCCGGGGAACTGAAGAAACAGGCGCAGGAAATCGCGGAGTCGCTGAAGGCCAGCGGCCTCGAAACATCATGGGATCGCGAGATTGTCGCACTGATTGCGTATCTGCAGCGACTCGGTACCGACATTCGCGTCGATTGA
- the nrfD gene encoding polysulfide reductase NrfD, whose translation MNTTKPTTASAVLEEAPLVQGGLTFNGITEKISGIVEKPTPSLWWLLFGVALSGSLVLAGAIGWLFYEGTGIWGLNNPVGWGWAIVNFVFWVGIGHAGTLISAILFLLRQKWRTAINRFAEAMTIVAVICAGIFPAIHVGRIWVVYYMFPVPNQMEMWPNFRSPLLWDVFAVSTYFTVSFLFWYVGLVPDLATFRDRAKTKIKRFVFGALSLGWRGGNRQWKHYELAYLMLAGLATPLVLSVHSVVSTDFATSLVPGWHTTIFPPYFVAGAIFSGFGMVLTLAIIARKVFSLENLITVDHLEKMNKIILVTGSMVGYSYIMEFFIAWYSGNIFEVFTFVNRGFGNYAWAYWIMFTCNVITPQLFWFKKIRRSIPVMFILSIFVNIGMWFERFVITVTSLSRDFLPSSWDYYSPTTWDVLTFVGSFGLFFTLFLLFLRFLPMISMTEIKGVTPEADPHHYAHGNDHGGAQ comes from the coding sequence GTGAACACAACAAAACCAACTACGGCATCCGCTGTGCTCGAGGAAGCGCCGCTCGTCCAGGGTGGACTGACTTTCAACGGCATCACGGAGAAGATCAGCGGTATCGTTGAAAAGCCCACGCCGTCCCTCTGGTGGCTGCTGTTCGGCGTGGCCCTCTCGGGATCCCTGGTCCTTGCAGGCGCCATCGGCTGGCTGTTCTATGAAGGCACCGGTATCTGGGGCCTCAACAACCCCGTCGGATGGGGCTGGGCTATCGTGAACTTCGTCTTCTGGGTCGGTATCGGTCACGCGGGGACGCTGATTTCCGCCATTCTCTTCCTGCTCAGGCAGAAATGGCGCACCGCGATCAACCGCTTCGCCGAAGCCATGACCATCGTGGCAGTGATCTGCGCGGGAATCTTCCCCGCCATTCACGTCGGACGCATCTGGGTCGTGTACTACATGTTCCCCGTCCCCAACCAGATGGAAATGTGGCCGAACTTCCGCAGTCCCCTGTTGTGGGACGTCTTCGCGGTCAGCACGTATTTCACTGTGTCCTTCCTCTTCTGGTATGTCGGACTCGTGCCCGATCTGGCAACCTTCCGTGACCGGGCGAAGACGAAGATCAAGCGCTTTGTTTTCGGCGCCCTTTCCCTCGGCTGGCGAGGCGGCAACAGGCAGTGGAAGCACTACGAGCTCGCCTATCTCATGCTTGCAGGACTCGCCACGCCGCTGGTGCTTTCCGTCCACTCCGTTGTGAGTACGGACTTCGCGACGAGCCTCGTCCCGGGCTGGCACACCACGATTTTTCCGCCCTACTTCGTCGCGGGGGCGATCTTCTCGGGCTTCGGCATGGTGCTCACGCTCGCCATTATCGCCCGAAAGGTGTTCAGTCTCGAAAACCTGATTACCGTTGACCATCTGGAGAAGATGAACAAGATCATACTTGTCACCGGCTCGATGGTCGGATACTCCTATATCATGGAGTTTTTCATCGCCTGGTACAGCGGCAATATTTTCGAGGTGTTCACCTTCGTGAATCGAGGGTTCGGGAATTATGCCTGGGCGTACTGGATCATGTTCACCTGCAACGTCATCACGCCGCAGCTGTTCTGGTTCAAGAAAATCCGCCGCAGCATTCCTGTCATGTTCATCCTCTCGATATTCGTGAACATCGGCATGTGGTTCGAACGCTTCGTGATTACGGTCACATCGCTCTCGCGTGACTTCCTCCCCTCGTCATGGGATTATTACTCACCGACGACATGGGACGTTCTCACCTTCGTCGGGAGCTTCGGACTGTTTTTCACGCTCTTCCTGCTCTTCCTGCGTTTCCTCCCGATGATCTCGATGACCGAGATCAAGGGTGTGACGCCGGAGGCGGACCCGCATCACTACGCGCATGGGAATGATCATGGAGGTGCGCAATGA
- a CDS encoding TAT-variant-translocated molybdopterin oxidoreductase, translated as MKHSSKDADASAMKHGKEYWLSLRDKADTPEYRAIVEREFPEGTMELASSMNRRTFMTLMGASVALAGLTSCRRPEEDIVPYVSRPEEVTPGNILRYATSMPLGCESASVLVDSREGRPVKVTGNGKNASTGSATSVWANASILELYDPDRSQFTLAAGQKAWLQAFIDAWVPLHAAHLAGAGKGLALLLQPFASPTLARLVEEFRGAFPEATVVSYAPVNDSNVLAGSTLAFGRPLRPRYDFARADVVLALDADFLGTEFDALANARAFAARRTARNGKADMNRLYIVEPTLTQSTSLSDHRLRLSAGQIPAFTAALAAELNAQGLPLPSTLMSALPAAGGFNAKWLRAVAADLLANRSRSLLIAGRGQSPAVHAVVAAINEALGNAGSTVRYAADQYAMEADPAALVTLTAAMKQGEVETLVMLGGNPAFTAPADLDFRTAMDEVKTTVYCGLHSDETAMAASWHVPLRHYLEAWGDVSSLHGHLGVIQPLIDPLYQDGMSDVELLSLLTTGAAAKGYDLVRATWNTMPGMNEKTWRGVLHEGIHPLEVALEAPAVNADAVAAAIDANQFQLPAPGSASMEIVYRISPAVHDGRYANNGWLQEFPDPITKLTWDNAALISRATAEELGVKDGDLLRLSIGGHEAPMPVWTLPGQADYTVTVTLGYGRRHAGRIGTGVGFNSYRLRRSDAMHFDRGVQLGTPFADYKLACVQDHHGLDLEDMARTGIQERLPQIYREGTVEEYEKHPDFPAEKVEMLPLRNMWDDHTYNEGHQWGMSIDLNACIGCGSCTVACQSENNIPIVGKEQVLNGREMHWIRIDRYYKGDEDNPEMRVMPVACHHCEMAPCEQVCPVAATSHDEEGLNVMTYNRCIGTRYCSNNCPYKVRRFNFYNYTKDLPEVAKMSQNPDVTVRFRGVMEKCTYCTQRITRAKIDAKREGRELVDGDITTACEDACPTSAIVFGDINDAESRVAKIKQEERTYGLLAEFNLRPRTSFLARLRNPNPALENGEA; from the coding sequence ATGAAACATTCGTCCAAAGACGCTGACGCATCCGCCATGAAACACGGAAAAGAATACTGGCTGAGTCTGCGCGACAAGGCTGATACGCCCGAGTATCGCGCAATAGTTGAACGGGAATTTCCCGAAGGAACGATGGAACTGGCTTCCTCGATGAACCGCCGCACCTTCATGACGCTCATGGGTGCCTCGGTGGCGCTGGCGGGACTGACCAGCTGCCGGCGGCCGGAAGAAGACATCGTGCCCTATGTTTCGCGCCCCGAAGAAGTGACCCCGGGGAATATCCTCCGCTATGCGACCTCCATGCCGCTAGGCTGCGAAAGCGCCAGTGTGCTGGTCGACAGTCGTGAGGGACGACCGGTCAAGGTGACCGGCAACGGGAAAAACGCGAGTACGGGGAGCGCGACGTCCGTCTGGGCCAACGCCTCCATCCTCGAACTCTATGACCCCGATCGCTCACAGTTTACCCTGGCGGCGGGACAAAAGGCCTGGCTGCAGGCGTTCATCGATGCGTGGGTGCCGCTGCATGCCGCCCACCTGGCCGGTGCGGGGAAAGGACTCGCCCTGCTGCTCCAACCCTTCGCCTCTCCGACGCTCGCACGTCTCGTTGAAGAATTTCGCGGCGCCTTCCCGGAAGCCACGGTCGTGAGCTACGCCCCGGTCAACGACAGCAACGTCCTTGCCGGCAGCACACTGGCGTTCGGACGCCCGCTTCGTCCCCGCTACGACTTCGCCCGTGCGGATGTCGTTCTGGCACTGGATGCGGATTTCCTGGGAACGGAATTCGACGCCCTGGCAAATGCCCGCGCCTTCGCCGCACGCCGCACTGCGCGCAATGGCAAGGCCGACATGAATCGCCTCTATATAGTAGAGCCGACACTGACACAGAGCACTTCGCTGTCGGATCACCGGCTGCGCCTGTCCGCCGGACAGATCCCGGCCTTCACCGCAGCACTTGCCGCGGAGCTGAATGCGCAGGGACTGCCTCTGCCCTCCACCTTGATGAGTGCCTTGCCTGCCGCTGGCGGCTTCAACGCGAAATGGCTCCGTGCCGTGGCGGCAGACCTCCTCGCAAACCGCTCCCGCAGCCTGCTGATTGCGGGACGCGGACAGTCCCCCGCCGTACACGCCGTTGTCGCCGCGATCAATGAAGCTCTCGGAAATGCCGGCAGTACCGTACGCTACGCCGCGGATCAATACGCCATGGAAGCCGATCCTGCCGCGCTGGTCACGCTTACGGCAGCCATGAAGCAGGGCGAGGTGGAAACACTCGTCATGCTCGGCGGCAACCCGGCATTCACCGCTCCTGCGGATCTCGATTTCCGCACGGCGATGGACGAGGTAAAAACCACCGTGTATTGCGGACTGCACAGCGATGAAACGGCGATGGCTGCGAGCTGGCATGTCCCGCTTCGCCACTATCTCGAAGCCTGGGGCGATGTCAGCAGCCTGCACGGACACCTCGGTGTCATACAGCCGCTGATCGACCCGCTGTACCAGGACGGCATGAGTGACGTTGAACTGCTGTCGCTGCTCACCACCGGTGCCGCCGCAAAAGGCTATGATCTCGTGCGCGCCACATGGAACACCATGCCGGGCATGAACGAGAAAACCTGGCGCGGCGTGCTGCATGAGGGCATCCATCCGCTGGAGGTGGCACTCGAAGCCCCCGCGGTCAATGCCGACGCCGTTGCCGCTGCCATCGACGCAAATCAGTTTCAGCTTCCCGCGCCCGGCAGTGCGTCGATGGAAATCGTGTATCGCATTTCCCCGGCCGTGCATGACGGACGCTACGCCAACAACGGCTGGCTGCAGGAATTTCCGGATCCCATCACCAAGCTGACATGGGACAATGCCGCGCTCATCAGCCGCGCCACCGCGGAAGAGCTGGGTGTGAAAGACGGCGATCTGCTGCGGCTCTCCATTGGCGGACATGAGGCGCCGATGCCGGTGTGGACCCTGCCCGGACAGGCGGATTACACCGTGACGGTAACACTGGGGTACGGCCGCCGGCACGCGGGACGCATCGGAACGGGCGTGGGCTTCAACAGCTATCGTCTCCGCCGCAGTGACGCGATGCATTTCGATCGCGGGGTGCAGCTCGGGACGCCGTTTGCGGATTACAAGCTGGCATGCGTGCAGGACCATCACGGACTGGATCTCGAAGATATGGCGCGTACGGGTATCCAGGAGCGCCTCCCGCAGATTTATCGTGAAGGCACGGTCGAGGAATATGAAAAGCATCCCGACTTCCCTGCCGAAAAAGTTGAAATGCTGCCGTTGCGCAACATGTGGGATGACCACACTTATAATGAAGGCCATCAGTGGGGCATGTCCATCGATCTCAACGCCTGCATCGGCTGCGGTTCCTGCACCGTTGCATGCCAGAGTGAAAACAACATTCCCATCGTGGGCAAGGAACAGGTACTCAACGGTCGTGAAATGCACTGGATTCGCATCGATCGCTACTACAAGGGCGATGAAGACAATCCGGAGATGCGTGTCATGCCCGTCGCCTGCCACCATTGTGAAATGGCACCCTGCGAGCAGGTCTGTCCCGTCGCCGCCACCTCGCATGACGAGGAAGGCCTCAACGTCATGACCTACAACCGCTGCATCGGCACGCGTTACTGCTCGAACAACTGTCCGTACAAGGTCCGTCGCTTCAACTTCTACAATTACACCAAGGACCTTCCCGAAGTCGCGAAGATGTCGCAGAATCCGGACGTCACCGTGCGCTTCCGTGGTGTGATGGAGAAGTGTACGTACTGCACACAGCGCATTACGCGCGCAAAGATCGATGCGAAGCGCGAAGGACGCGAGCTGGTGGATGGCGACATCACCACCGCGTGCGAGGACGCCTGTCCCACCTCCGCGATCGTATTCGGCGACATCAATGATGCGGAAAGCCGCGTCGCGAAAATCAAGCAGGAAGAAAGGACGTACGGACTGCTGGCGGAATTCAATCTGCGTCCACGTACCAGCTTCCTCGCACGTCTGCGCAACCCGAATCCCGCCCTCGAGAACGGCGAGGCCTGA